In one Pseudomonas fitomaticsae genomic region, the following are encoded:
- a CDS encoding paraquat-inducible protein A codes for MSLPAYARDLKMKLCHICGHVCSLEVHRCPRCDSVVHERKTNSLSRTWALLLASLILYIPANVLPVMRTRMLGKASENTILSGVVEFWKNGSWDIAALIFFASVVVPCIKFLVLGVLLVTCQRKSRWAMRERSRLYRFIELVGYWSMLDVLVVALVAALVQFRSLSSIDPLLGIVFFGLVVVLTMLAAMSFDPRLIWDAEVKDV; via the coding sequence ATGAGTCTGCCAGCCTACGCCCGAGACCTGAAAATGAAGTTGTGCCACATCTGTGGACACGTCTGCTCGTTGGAGGTACATCGCTGTCCGCGCTGCGACTCTGTCGTTCATGAGAGAAAAACCAACAGTCTTTCTCGCACCTGGGCACTGCTTCTGGCCTCATTGATTCTCTACATCCCGGCAAACGTTCTGCCGGTGATGCGCACCAGGATGCTCGGCAAGGCCAGCGAAAACACCATCTTGAGTGGGGTCGTCGAATTCTGGAAGAACGGTTCGTGGGACATCGCTGCGCTGATCTTCTTCGCCAGCGTAGTCGTGCCTTGCATAAAATTCCTGGTCCTGGGCGTCTTGCTCGTGACTTGCCAGCGCAAAAGCCGATGGGCGATGCGCGAACGCAGCCGCCTGTATCGCTTCATCGAGCTCGTTGGCTACTGGTCAATGCTCGATGTGCTGGTGGTCGCCCTGGTTGCAGCCTTGGTGCAGTTCCGCTCACTGAGCTCTATCGATCCGTTACTGGGGATCGTTTTTTTTGGTTTGGTGGTTGTGCTGACGATGTTGGCCGCCATGAGTTTTGATCCCCGGCTTATCTGGGATGCAGAGGTTAAAGATGTCTGA
- a CDS encoding paraquat-inducible protein A, whose amino-acid sequence MKTKHRWIVCEHCDSCFESVPLTRTQKAVCTRCGAVLARGRRMSVQSLFALSISTAILFVFANLFPVISISMQGLSNAATLWQSVQALAQGRITPIAVVAGLTIILVPMLQIVLLCWVLAFANAGRTAPGFKACMRTLEQLRPWSMLEVCLLGILVAIIKLAGMLNVHPGLGLWALGVLNVLLILISGKDIRRLWEDLEGQFK is encoded by the coding sequence ATGAAAACCAAGCATCGCTGGATTGTTTGTGAGCATTGTGATTCGTGTTTTGAATCGGTGCCTTTGACCAGAACCCAAAAAGCCGTGTGCACTCGTTGTGGCGCGGTCTTGGCGCGCGGGAGAAGGATGAGCGTGCAAAGCCTCTTCGCCCTGTCGATCAGCACCGCAATATTGTTCGTCTTTGCCAACCTGTTTCCGGTTATCAGCATCAGCATGCAAGGGTTGAGTAACGCCGCCACGCTGTGGCAATCGGTGCAAGCACTTGCTCAAGGTCGGATTACGCCGATCGCCGTGGTTGCCGGCCTGACCATCATCCTGGTGCCCATGCTACAGATCGTTCTGCTGTGCTGGGTGTTGGCCTTCGCCAACGCAGGGCGCACGGCCCCAGGCTTCAAGGCCTGCATGCGCACGCTTGAGCAGCTGCGGCCCTGGAGCATGCTGGAGGTCTGCCTGCTGGGCATTCTGGTGGCAATCATCAAGCTGGCAGGGATGCTCAATGTGCACCCGGGACTTGGCTTATGGGCGCTAGGCGTGCTGAACGTGCTGCTGATTCTGATTTCAGGCAAGGACATACGCCGCCTATGGGAAGACCTGGAAGGGCAGTTCAAATGA
- a CDS encoding efflux RND transporter permease subunit, which produces MSLTRSAMSASRLTLFTCFLIIVAGIYTFLSFPSQEEPSVTIRDAVVSITYMGLPTERAEELLARPTEEKLRELPEIKRLITTVRPGSVIIQVTAHDDVKNLGILWQRVRAKLGELSASFPPGTQGPNLDDDFGQVAVASIAVTAPGYSMSELRGVIKGLRNELYALPGVDRIGIYGLQDDQLYLDFDRQRLAAAGLSVQQFFQQLQGQNVIAPGGIPVIGQRSTTLTVTGEVLGEEALRRLPIKLPSGETLPLETLADVSSAPQDPPDTAAVYRGQDAVVLAVSMQPDRNIQAFGKSLRMRLAEIEQKLPLGFALHVVTFQSDVVHSQMEKMQHVMMETVVIVMSVVMLFLGWRTGLVVGAIVPLTILGTLIVMRAVGVELQMVSIAAIILALGLLVDNGIVIAEDIERRLHAGEDRRVACEDAGRTLMIPLLTSSLVIVLAFSPFFLGQTSTNEYLRSLATVLAIALLGSWLLSVTVTPLLCFYFAKTTAHAADNSRYDSKFYSGYRRLIRGLLKHPFLFLGSMCGLLTGAVVVLAHVPYDFLPKSDRKQFQIPISLEPGTSSRVTLQTVRDISLWLNTDQDIIDSISYVGDGGPRIVLGLNPPISAPDTAYFTVSVREGADIDLVIERTRSYLLSKHPEVQAQPMRFSMATTEAGVAIYRVIGPDETVLRGIAEKIEGYLQALPGTLDVRNDWQIRLVRYNVVVDQYKARSAGISSKDIAQALQMRNGGLQVSSMQDGETTVPIIVREPSTTLVPASDLINTLVYPSNGGQAIPLSAFATLQPEAEASTIQRRDMERAITVVGHNPSLTASSIIERLAPQIAALNLPSGYRIELGGEIEDSAEANQALLQYLPHALIAMLLLFVWQFNSFRKLLIVVASVPFVLIGVSVALLLSGSPFGFMATFGLLSLAGIIVNNAVLLLERIEAELAEGMLLREAVVSAAVKRLRPIIMTKLTCIIGLVPLMLFAGPLWKGMAITIMGGLALGTLVTLGLIPVLYWLLFKKRPKTLRHSPVPSAP; this is translated from the coding sequence ATGAGCCTTACCCGCAGCGCCATGAGCGCCAGTCGTCTCACTCTGTTTACCTGCTTTTTGATCATTGTTGCGGGTATCTATACCTTCTTGAGTTTCCCCTCCCAGGAGGAGCCTTCGGTCACGATTCGCGATGCGGTGGTCAGCATCACCTATATGGGGTTGCCTACTGAACGTGCCGAGGAGTTGCTGGCAAGACCCACCGAAGAAAAGCTTCGTGAGCTACCAGAGATAAAGCGATTGATCACCACCGTGCGTCCCGGGAGTGTGATTATCCAAGTCACCGCTCATGATGACGTGAAGAACCTAGGCATCTTGTGGCAGCGTGTAAGGGCCAAGCTTGGCGAGTTGAGCGCAAGTTTTCCACCTGGCACCCAAGGCCCGAATCTCGATGACGATTTCGGTCAAGTGGCGGTGGCTTCAATCGCGGTCACCGCGCCTGGCTACAGCATGAGTGAGTTGCGCGGTGTCATAAAAGGCCTGCGCAATGAACTCTATGCGTTGCCCGGTGTGGATCGGATCGGCATCTACGGTCTGCAGGACGATCAGTTGTATCTGGATTTCGACCGCCAGCGGCTCGCCGCTGCGGGCCTGTCGGTGCAACAGTTTTTCCAACAGCTTCAAGGCCAGAATGTTATTGCGCCAGGCGGGATTCCGGTCATAGGTCAGCGGAGCACAACGCTGACCGTTACCGGTGAGGTGCTGGGGGAAGAGGCGTTGCGTCGTTTGCCGATCAAGCTGCCGAGCGGTGAAACCTTGCCGCTTGAAACGTTGGCTGACGTGTCCTCGGCTCCCCAAGACCCCCCGGATACGGCGGCGGTGTACCGGGGGCAGGACGCAGTAGTGTTGGCTGTGTCTATGCAGCCTGATCGCAATATCCAGGCATTTGGTAAGTCGTTACGTATGCGCCTTGCCGAAATAGAGCAAAAGTTGCCGCTTGGTTTTGCTTTGCATGTGGTGACGTTTCAATCCGACGTCGTGCATTCGCAGATGGAAAAAATGCAGCACGTGATGATGGAAACGGTAGTCATCGTAATGAGCGTCGTGATGCTGTTTCTGGGGTGGCGCACCGGTCTTGTCGTCGGAGCCATCGTGCCTTTGACTATTCTGGGCACGCTCATAGTGATGCGTGCCGTTGGCGTTGAGCTGCAGATGGTTTCGATCGCCGCGATTATTCTTGCGTTGGGGTTGTTGGTGGATAACGGCATTGTTATCGCCGAGGATATTGAACGCCGGTTACATGCTGGCGAAGATCGCCGTGTCGCTTGTGAGGACGCTGGTCGAACGTTGATGATTCCGTTGCTGACATCGTCATTGGTCATCGTCCTGGCGTTCTCGCCGTTTTTTCTAGGCCAAACCAGCACCAATGAATACCTGCGCTCTCTGGCCACCGTTCTAGCGATCGCGTTGCTAGGCTCCTGGTTGCTGAGCGTGACGGTGACTCCGCTGTTGTGTTTTTACTTTGCCAAGACCACTGCTCATGCCGCTGATAACAGCCGCTACGATTCAAAATTCTACAGCGGTTACCGTCGCCTTATCAGGGGGTTGTTAAAGCATCCGTTTCTCTTCCTGGGCAGCATGTGTGGATTGTTGACTGGGGCGGTCGTTGTGCTCGCTCACGTGCCTTATGACTTCTTGCCGAAATCCGACCGAAAGCAATTTCAGATTCCTATTTCGCTGGAGCCAGGCACCAGCTCGCGTGTCACTTTGCAAACCGTACGCGACATCAGTCTTTGGCTGAACACGGATCAGGACATCATCGACAGCATCAGTTACGTCGGTGATGGTGGACCGCGAATTGTACTGGGGTTGAACCCTCCCATTTCTGCGCCGGATACCGCCTACTTTACAGTCAGCGTACGGGAAGGCGCCGATATCGATCTGGTCATTGAGCGAACCAGAAGCTATTTGCTTTCCAAGCATCCAGAGGTCCAGGCACAGCCCATGCGTTTTTCCATGGCTACCACCGAGGCAGGCGTCGCCATCTATCGGGTTATAGGGCCTGATGAAACCGTGCTGAGGGGTATCGCTGAAAAAATCGAGGGTTACTTGCAGGCTTTGCCTGGAACTCTCGATGTACGCAACGACTGGCAGATCCGACTTGTTCGCTACAACGTAGTGGTCGATCAATACAAGGCCCGAAGTGCCGGCATCAGCAGCAAGGATATTGCCCAAGCGTTGCAGATGCGCAACGGCGGGTTACAGGTTTCGTCAATGCAGGATGGCGAGACCACCGTGCCGATTATCGTCAGAGAGCCCTCGACGACGTTGGTCCCTGCCAGCGATTTAATCAACACGCTCGTCTACCCATCAAATGGCGGCCAGGCAATACCGCTGTCCGCCTTTGCGACATTGCAGCCAGAGGCAGAGGCCTCGACGATCCAGCGACGCGATATGGAGCGGGCTATCACTGTGGTGGGACACAACCCTTCACTGACGGCCAGCTCCATCATAGAGCGCCTGGCGCCGCAGATAGCCGCCTTGAATCTACCGAGTGGCTATCGAATCGAACTGGGTGGTGAGATAGAGGACTCGGCGGAAGCCAATCAGGCACTCCTGCAGTATTTGCCCCATGCCCTGATAGCGATGCTGTTGCTGTTTGTCTGGCAGTTCAATTCCTTTCGCAAGCTTCTGATCGTGGTCGCCAGCGTGCCATTTGTGCTGATCGGCGTGTCGGTTGCGCTGCTATTGAGCGGTTCTCCTTTCGGCTTCATGGCCACTTTTGGCCTGCTCTCGCTGGCGGGAATAATCGTCAACAACGCGGTGCTGTTGCTTGAGCGTATTGAGGCTGAGCTGGCTGAAGGCATGCTGCTGCGTGAGGCGGTGGTCAGTGCCGCAGTCAAACGCCTGCGACCGATCATCATGACCAAGCTGACGTGCATCATCGGATTGGTACCGCTGATGTTGTTTGCCGGGCCGCTCTGGAAAGGTATGGCTATCACCATTATGGGGGGACTGGCGTTGGGCACGTTAGTGACGCTGGGGCTGATTCCTGTCCTTTACTGGCTGCTATTCAAGAAGCGGCCCAAGACTCTTCGCCATTCCCCGGTCCCATCTGCCCCATGA
- a CDS encoding efflux RND transporter periplasmic adaptor subunit, protein MQYFFDAPRSLSRILQSSCWCLGLFAMVLSGCSREQAAAPLFNRAVKVEVVKEDHVGNLSATGVVRQRHRAALAFESGGRLAQLNVDVGDSFKSGQMLATLDLQPARLRLQQAQAASRFGLAQEAERSSNLRRQQHLFAAGSVAQSVVEAASVAYQQALAERRRADSELALARREVERGQMVAPFVGRVVARHSEQFAQLTSNQVVLEVESVGDQQVVAAIPIDQAAQLKPGDSAVAYDTRLPATAFDLVLEGISPRADNGLVQTCIFRLRNSSAMLSSGTTVLLKTNSQGPRRLFVPMQALRMGADGSHAQVFVYHSDDRRVAIRDVSLLGIDRGRAVIASGLVGGEQVVTAGVAFLSDGQAVSMFQPTSRLARN, encoded by the coding sequence ATGCAATACTTTTTTGATGCGCCTCGCAGTCTGAGCCGGATACTCCAATCAAGTTGTTGGTGCCTTGGCCTGTTCGCGATGGTGTTGAGTGGCTGCTCCCGGGAACAAGCCGCTGCCCCGCTGTTCAATCGTGCGGTCAAAGTCGAGGTGGTCAAGGAGGACCACGTCGGCAACCTGAGTGCCACTGGGGTTGTCCGCCAGCGGCATCGCGCCGCTCTCGCGTTTGAATCGGGGGGGAGGCTGGCGCAGCTGAATGTTGATGTCGGTGATTCGTTCAAGTCGGGCCAGATGCTTGCAACCTTGGACCTACAGCCTGCGCGGCTTCGCCTTCAGCAAGCGCAAGCTGCTTCTAGGTTCGGCCTCGCTCAGGAGGCCGAACGCAGCAGTAACCTGCGTCGCCAGCAGCATTTATTTGCTGCCGGTAGCGTCGCGCAAAGCGTGGTAGAGGCCGCTTCGGTGGCTTATCAGCAGGCTCTTGCCGAGCGACGCCGAGCGGATTCGGAGCTGGCACTGGCTCGCCGTGAGGTGGAACGTGGCCAGATGGTTGCGCCGTTTGTCGGTCGTGTGGTCGCACGACACAGCGAACAGTTTGCCCAGTTGACTTCTAATCAGGTTGTCCTTGAAGTGGAGTCAGTCGGTGATCAGCAGGTGGTGGCCGCTATTCCCATCGACCAAGCTGCCCAACTTAAACCTGGCGACAGCGCCGTCGCCTACGACACACGATTACCTGCTACAGCATTCGATTTGGTACTGGAGGGCATATCACCGAGAGCTGATAACGGCTTGGTCCAGACCTGTATTTTTCGCCTGCGTAATTCTTCCGCGATGCTGTCTAGCGGTACGACGGTATTGCTGAAAACCAATTCTCAGGGGCCTCGTCGGCTATTTGTGCCGATGCAAGCACTCCGGATGGGGGCTGACGGTTCCCACGCTCAAGTATTTGTTTATCACTCGGATGACCGTCGTGTAGCGATTCGTGATGTCTCGCTTTTAGGTATTGATCGCGGGCGCGCCGTGATCGCCAGTGGGCTGGTCGGCGGCGAGCAGGTGGTCACCGCAGGCGTCGCATTTCTCTCCGATGGCCAGGCAGTAAGCATGTTCCAACCAACCTCCCGTTTGGCACGGAACTGA
- a CDS encoding MipA/OmpV family protein has product MNGITTPREFSLKLARTLLASAALLASSISLAGESSATGDQGIFGDKTSFTLGLGAAVLPRYMGSDRYRSQILPVVSIQRGIFFADTAHGLGLQFQTASGFSASAALNYDFGRKDKDSDSQAGSTDLKGMGTVDGATVADLNVAQQILPWLSVNAEAELRVAGERRGNRFRLGVEGIAYHSDSDSVTVDLDAHAGNSQYNQTYFGVTQLQSQLSGFSPFKADSGIYAYSAALNWQHMFDAHWSTVASLGVTHYTDQARGSSLVKADAEGTGLFALNYTF; this is encoded by the coding sequence ATGAATGGTATAACCACCCCCCGCGAGTTTTCCCTCAAGCTCGCACGAACCCTGCTGGCCTCTGCTGCCCTGTTGGCTAGTAGTATCAGCCTAGCGGGCGAGTCTTCCGCAACGGGCGATCAAGGTATTTTTGGCGACAAGACCTCCTTCACCCTGGGCCTGGGCGCCGCTGTTCTTCCTCGCTACATGGGCTCGGATCGGTACCGTAGCCAGATACTGCCGGTGGTGAGTATCCAACGCGGTATTTTTTTCGCTGACACGGCTCACGGCCTGGGCTTGCAATTTCAAACGGCGTCGGGTTTCAGCGCGAGTGCTGCCCTCAATTACGATTTCGGTCGCAAGGACAAAGACAGCGATAGCCAGGCCGGCTCCACTGACTTGAAAGGCATGGGTACCGTCGACGGTGCAACAGTTGCCGACCTCAATGTTGCCCAACAGATTCTGCCATGGCTTTCCGTCAATGCTGAGGCAGAGTTGCGGGTAGCCGGTGAGCGGCGTGGCAATCGTTTCCGCCTGGGTGTCGAAGGTATTGCCTATCACAGTGATAGCGATTCGGTCACTGTTGATTTAGATGCGCATGCCGGTAACAGTCAATACAACCAGACCTATTTTGGTGTCACCCAGCTACAAAGCCAACTCTCGGGCTTCTCTCCTTTTAAAGCGGACAGTGGCATCTACGCGTATTCGGCGGCGCTTAACTGGCAGCACATGTTCGATGCTCATTGGTCAACAGTTGCCAGCCTCGGCGTCACTCACTACACCGATCAGGCTCGGGGTAGCTCATTGGTAAAAGCGGATGCCGAAGGCACCGGTTTATTCGCTCTGAATTACACCTTTTGA
- a CDS encoding efflux transporter outer membrane subunit: MSTYVPLSKQIQSHHRSLLGMCMAMIVAGCSLVPTYQRPSLPVPRSQESTALEVKVGEDMPELSRDEQALITELSPNGELRSLVGLALSYNRDLRLAGLRVKEARAAHGVSRADRLPTVGAGVERDRQHFDNAAAEERYGQDITLATLGFSDFEPDFFGRLRSLSEAARHDYLATTYGQQATRSALVAEVARTYLSQRLTTALKADAQRIDDAQQDTLHLIEEQQRLGAVSVDDVAVQRVAAERAHQQLAVAIANDSSASQALLLLTGYAAALPPFDPEVASAYHDRAAGLADMPSERLLERFDVRQSEESLKAANANIGAARAAFFPSIKLSTGAGLQSDSLRTLFSEGNGTWLFSPQLNVPLFDGGRSRSNLNLAKVRKQMAVAQYEKTIQVAFREMADVLIQRRLVLEQMRGENELRNLAEDKARRALIAYAHGGADRTTVLASTISVNQADIAWRQLRHDLLMNRLNLYRALCGADATPSQRLSENGVSL; this comes from the coding sequence ATGTCGACTTACGTACCACTGTCCAAGCAAATTCAGTCGCACCATCGCTCATTGCTGGGGATGTGCATGGCGATGATTGTTGCTGGCTGCTCGTTGGTCCCGACTTACCAACGCCCGTCACTTCCTGTTCCTCGAAGCCAGGAATCAACTGCTTTGGAGGTGAAGGTGGGCGAGGACATGCCTGAGCTTTCGCGGGACGAGCAGGCGTTGATCACGGAACTGTCGCCCAATGGTGAACTGCGTAGCTTGGTAGGTTTGGCGCTGAGCTATAATCGTGATTTGCGTCTGGCTGGCTTGAGAGTCAAGGAGGCACGGGCTGCGCATGGCGTCTCTCGGGCAGACCGTTTGCCGACGGTCGGTGCAGGGGTAGAGCGTGACCGCCAGCATTTCGATAACGCGGCTGCCGAGGAGCGTTATGGCCAGGACATCACGCTCGCCACGCTGGGCTTTTCAGATTTTGAACCGGACTTTTTCGGTCGGTTGCGCAGCTTATCCGAGGCGGCTCGTCATGATTATCTAGCCACGACTTATGGGCAGCAGGCCACCAGAAGCGCACTGGTGGCGGAGGTTGCGCGAACGTATCTTTCACAACGATTGACCACCGCATTGAAAGCCGATGCGCAGCGTATCGACGACGCCCAGCAAGACACGTTGCACCTGATTGAAGAGCAGCAACGCCTGGGAGCAGTGTCTGTCGATGATGTTGCAGTGCAGCGCGTAGCAGCCGAACGGGCCCATCAGCAGTTGGCCGTTGCGATAGCCAATGATTCCAGTGCTTCTCAGGCGCTTCTGTTACTGACTGGATACGCCGCTGCACTGCCCCCGTTCGATCCAGAGGTTGCGAGCGCCTACCACGACCGCGCCGCGGGACTTGCCGATATGCCGTCGGAGCGTTTGCTGGAACGTTTCGATGTTCGCCAAAGCGAAGAGTCCCTGAAGGCCGCTAACGCAAACATCGGAGCAGCCCGGGCGGCGTTTTTCCCTTCGATCAAACTAAGCACTGGCGCCGGTCTGCAGAGCGACAGCCTGCGCACGCTATTTAGCGAAGGCAATGGGACCTGGCTGTTCAGCCCGCAGCTGAACGTGCCGCTGTTCGATGGTGGGCGTAGTCGGTCCAACCTGAACCTTGCCAAGGTGCGCAAGCAGATGGCCGTGGCCCAATACGAGAAGACCATCCAGGTTGCCTTCCGTGAAATGGCCGACGTGCTAATCCAGCGGCGTCTGGTTCTGGAGCAAATGCGCGGTGAAAACGAACTGCGCAACCTGGCCGAGGATAAAGCCCGCAGAGCCTTGATTGCCTATGCCCATGGTGGTGCGGACCGAACGACGGTCCTGGCCTCCACGATCAGCGTTAACCAAGCCGACATTGCGTGGCGCCAGCTGCGTCACGATCTTTTGATGAATCGCCTGAATCTTTATCGCGCGCTCTGCGGTGCAGACGCCACACCTTCCCAACGCCTATCTGAAAACGGAGTATCCCTATGA
- a CDS encoding response regulator transcription factor, producing the protein MSGKRILIVEDDADSASILEAYLLRDGFEVALAEDGQRGLELHRQWKPDLILLDIMLPKKSGTEVLAAVRRCSDTAVIMVTAMGDEPEKLGALRYGADDYVVKPYNPKEVVARVQAVLRRSSYVRADENNLRYKHLLVDLNAYTAHIEHQSGEAIHLDLTPTEFKLLTTLLATPAKAFTREELLEVCMPESEALSRVIDTHVHNLRRKLEIHEIEDVLVTVRSVGYRFK; encoded by the coding sequence GTGTCAGGAAAACGTATTCTCATCGTCGAAGACGATGCTGACAGCGCTAGCATTCTCGAGGCTTACTTACTTCGGGATGGCTTTGAGGTGGCACTGGCCGAAGATGGGCAACGTGGCTTGGAATTGCACAGGCAATGGAAACCCGACCTGATCCTGCTGGATATCATGCTGCCAAAGAAAAGCGGCACGGAAGTACTCGCAGCAGTGAGGCGCTGCAGCGATACTGCCGTGATCATGGTCACGGCGATGGGCGACGAACCGGAAAAACTCGGCGCTTTGCGCTACGGAGCGGACGACTATGTCGTAAAACCTTATAACCCCAAGGAAGTGGTGGCTCGAGTACAAGCGGTGCTGCGCCGCTCAAGTTATGTGCGAGCAGATGAAAATAACTTGCGCTACAAACATCTGCTTGTAGACCTCAATGCCTACACGGCCCACATTGAACACCAGAGTGGTGAAGCAATACACCTTGATCTCACACCTACCGAATTCAAACTATTGACCACCCTTCTGGCTACACCCGCCAAGGCTTTCACACGTGAAGAGTTACTGGAAGTTTGCATGCCGGAAAGCGAAGCGTTGTCCAGGGTCATCGACACGCATGTACACAACTTGCGGCGCAAACTGGAAATTCATGAAATTGAGGACGTTTTAGTCACCGTTCGTTCAGTCGGATACCGGTTCAAATGA
- a CDS encoding sensor histidine kinase yields the protein MKFHLLRKRTPLWHWVGVRMSMLAIGALIAVSFSMWLHFTIEEWTTLTSIPIDARAEFQRLQSDPHLNEAKLWKLLTQYYPIENFLPGIANSDWLLLAGLVIAATPIIVLCGFLFSRPLSNQFSSIAQVARLVAQGDFKTRLPLKPNAPDEIQGLISDFNSMTTQLERYEQEVRESSAMIAHELRTPLNAAMGRVQGMIDEVFPSDINQLQMVKRQLEQLNKLVNDLHLLSLARAGQLILEKSEFNLHNLVSERLSWFSAQFKTAHVEPDVQIPVHLRLNADRDRMGQIVNIVIDNFLRYAAQGGSIEIVVNSTANKVVLSFADRGPGIDIADAEKVFERFWRAERSRARHSGGSGLGLSIAHAICNAHGGAITVSNRTGGGVLIQVEIPT from the coding sequence ATGAAGTTCCATCTCTTACGCAAAAGAACACCTCTTTGGCACTGGGTAGGCGTACGCATGAGTATGCTGGCCATCGGCGCTTTGATCGCAGTTTCTTTCAGCATGTGGCTTCATTTCACCATAGAAGAATGGACAACGCTGACAAGTATTCCGATTGACGCCCGAGCTGAATTCCAACGGTTACAGAGCGATCCGCACCTCAACGAAGCCAAATTATGGAAACTCCTCACCCAGTATTATCCTATCGAAAATTTCTTGCCGGGCATTGCCAATAGCGACTGGCTGTTGCTCGCGGGCCTCGTGATAGCTGCGACTCCAATCATTGTGCTCTGCGGATTTTTGTTTTCAAGGCCCCTGTCGAACCAGTTTTCATCTATTGCCCAAGTCGCGCGTTTGGTGGCTCAAGGAGACTTCAAAACACGATTGCCATTAAAACCTAACGCTCCCGACGAAATACAGGGCCTAATCAGCGATTTCAACAGCATGACGACGCAGTTGGAACGGTACGAACAGGAAGTACGGGAATCCAGCGCCATGATCGCTCATGAATTACGCACGCCCTTGAATGCAGCCATGGGCCGAGTGCAAGGCATGATTGATGAGGTTTTCCCAAGCGATATCAACCAGTTACAAATGGTCAAGCGCCAACTCGAACAATTAAACAAACTTGTAAATGACCTACACCTTCTTTCACTCGCACGTGCGGGGCAATTGATTCTGGAAAAATCGGAATTTAATTTGCACAACCTAGTTTCTGAACGCTTGAGTTGGTTTAGCGCACAATTCAAAACCGCTCACGTCGAGCCTGACGTACAGATTCCCGTTCACCTTCGACTGAACGCGGACAGGGATCGAATGGGCCAGATTGTGAATATCGTGATTGACAACTTTCTGCGCTATGCCGCACAAGGCGGATCGATTGAAATAGTTGTGAACTCTACAGCTAATAAAGTAGTGCTTTCCTTTGCAGATCGAGGTCCGGGAATCGATATAGCGGACGCTGAAAAGGTCTTCGAACGCTTCTGGCGCGCAGAACGCTCTCGTGCTCGACATTCGGGTGGCAGCGGCCTGGGCTTATCGATTGCACATGCCATCTGCAACGCTCATGGCGGAGCTATTACAGTTAGCAATCGAACTGGGGGTGGAGTATTGATTCAGGTAGAGATTCCAACTTAA
- a CDS encoding LysR family transcriptional regulator, whose product MDKHTALITLLCVADQNSFSQAALILGKTPSAVTKIISGLEKEVGASLFERSTRKIQLTEAGKVLVEAAREIILKLEQADEQINQLQNQLSGELRIAAPLAFGAAFLNSVSASFSKNHPLIHLQITLSDDDRKILEGGFDLIFHEGKCDLPGLISKPIGRNDVVMVASREYISSRPHRLRPGHLHEHLWLVYRHPALNQRFWYLHKENETIRFEMPEPKILSDNFDLLIEAAIEGVGILHAPLWSISKYLINERLVLVEPGCGVDPDAFGPHILAVYPSHRRDTKKIHQFIELVKLKLKVIGADITTNQTTD is encoded by the coding sequence ATGGACAAACACACTGCATTGATTACATTACTATGCGTTGCCGACCAAAATAGCTTTAGCCAAGCAGCCCTTATATTAGGCAAAACCCCTTCCGCCGTAACCAAAATAATATCCGGCCTAGAAAAGGAGGTCGGAGCAAGTTTATTCGAGAGAAGCACTCGGAAAATCCAGTTGACCGAGGCAGGCAAAGTACTGGTAGAAGCTGCACGAGAAATCATCCTAAAACTCGAACAAGCTGACGAACAAATCAATCAATTGCAAAATCAATTAAGCGGGGAGTTGCGCATTGCGGCGCCGCTCGCATTTGGTGCGGCTTTCTTAAACTCAGTTAGCGCCAGCTTTTCAAAAAACCACCCCCTGATACATCTTCAAATAACGCTAAGCGATGATGACCGAAAAATTCTCGAAGGTGGCTTCGATCTCATTTTTCACGAAGGCAAATGTGATTTACCAGGCCTGATATCGAAACCGATCGGGCGAAACGATGTGGTGATGGTGGCCAGCCGTGAATACATATCCTCCAGGCCACATAGATTAAGGCCCGGTCACCTGCATGAACATCTATGGCTTGTGTATCGACACCCCGCATTGAATCAACGTTTCTGGTACCTGCACAAAGAAAACGAAACTATCCGTTTCGAGATGCCCGAACCAAAAATATTAAGTGATAACTTTGACCTTTTGATAGAAGCTGCAATAGAGGGAGTCGGCATATTGCACGCCCCACTTTGGAGCATTTCCAAGTACCTAATCAATGAACGCTTGGTTTTGGTCGAACCCGGCTGCGGGGTAGACCCAGATGCGTTTGGACCGCATATCCTGGCTGTTTACCCTAGTCACCGAAGGGACACAAAAAAAATCCATCAATTCATTGAGCTGGTGAAATTAAAGCTTAAAGTCATCGGTGCAGACATTACAACCAACCAAACTACCGACTAG